TTATCCCTATACCTTCCCAGTTCGCTAGAACAAGGAGGCAAAATGCGCATACGCGCTGGTCCCGTCGACTTTGGTCGGCGGGACTTGCTTTTAAAATAAAAAACGAGCGTAAAGCTCATTTTTGTTTTAACTTGATTTTTAATTAAATTTTGCTCAAGCCGTTTTTAGCAGCATCAACTTCGGCTTCGAACTTACTGGTACCCTGGCCCTTGGAAATCAATTTATCGCCGAGGAATAAGCCAACTGTGAATTTTTTTTCATGGGCTAAGCCGGTTTCTTTCAGAACTTTGTAAGAAGGAGTGATTTTTTGTTTAGCTTGAGAGATCTCCTGAAATTCGCTTTTCGGATCTTTGTATAATTTATTTTTAATGATTTTCGGCAATTTGATCAAAAGATTTTTACTGATGAATTCTTTGGCCCTTTTCGCTCCTTGGTCCAAATAAATTGCGCCGATTAAGGCTTCAAAAGCATCCGCCAAAATTACGTTACGCGCTTTGCCGGTTGACTTGGCTTCGCCGCGGCTTAAAAATAAAAATTCATTTAAACCGAGCTCTTTAGCTAGAGCCGATAAACTATCTGTATTAACCAAACTGGCGCGCCAGGAGGTTAATTCGCCTTCGGGGTTATCGAATTTATGGTAAAGATATTCAGTGACGATTAATTCTAA
This window of the Patescibacteria group bacterium genome carries:
- the rnc gene encoding ribonuclease III, with translation MTNLNTLENQLKLKFKNIKFLKQALTHRSYVNEHSREKIEHNERLEFLGDAVLELIVTEYLYHKFDNPEGELTSWRASLVNTDSLSALAKELGLNEFLFLSRGEAKSTGKARNVILADAFEALIGAIYLDQGAKRAKEFISKNLLIKLPKIIKNKLYKDPKSEFQEISQAKQKITPSYKVLKETGLAHEKKFTVGLFLGDKLISKGQGTSKFEAEVDAAKNGLSKI